In the Ictalurus punctatus breed USDA103 chromosome 7, Coco_2.0, whole genome shotgun sequence genome, one interval contains:
- the LOC108268074 gene encoding E3 ubiquitin/ISG15 ligase TRIM25: MAEANILGLQDQFSCPICLDLLKDPVTILCGHTSCMVCINGCWDQEDPKGVYSCPQCRQTFNPRPVVGKNTVLAEVVETLKKTGLQATRPAHCSAGPEDVECDSCTGRKSKAIKSCLVCLASFCETHLQPHYESPAFKKHKLVEASRRLQEQICSQHDKLLEVYCRTDQQCICVLCMLHKHKGHGTVSVAAGRAEKQKKLLEMQGNYKQRIQERVKELQELTKAVESHKGSAQTAVQESERIFTELIKTIEKRLDEVTARIRAQEKAAVSRAENVMKQLEQEIAELKRRDAKMEELSHTEDPIYFLQNFRSVSAPLGCADLPAVTVNSHHTFEDVIKSVSQVREKIEKHCKEEIEKISSEFKKIRLIPPQNREEFLDYYCQFTLDPNTAGYPLRLSDGNTVVTSSSGSYYDPSVGHQVMCSESVHGCCYWEVERTGNNEVSIAVSYKYLDWKGSGKECEFGRNDKSWNLLCYSTHCSFLHNNQETQISMSPSPSRIGVFVDYKAGTLSFYSVSNDKLLHKIKNKFTRPLYPGFSLKSYSTVKLCHTK, translated from the exons atgGCAGAAGCGAATATTTTAGGACTTCAGGATCAGTTCAGCTGTCCAATCTGTCTGGATCTACTCAAGGATCCAGTGACTATTCTCTGTGGACACACTTCCTGTATGGTGTGTATTAATGGCTGCTGGGATCAGGAGGATCCGAAGGGAGTCTATAGCTGTCCTCAGTGTAGACAAACCTTCAATCCAAGACCTGTTGTGGGTAAAAACACTGTTCTGgcagaagtagtggagacacTGAAGAAGACGGGACTCCAAGCTACACGTCCTGCTCACTGTTCAGCTGGACCTgaagatgtggagtgtgattcCTGCACTGGGAGAAAATCCAAAGCCATCAAGTCCTGTCTGGTGTGTCTGGCCTCTTTCTGTGAAACTCACCTCCAGCCTCACTATGAATCTCCTGCCTTTAAGAAGCACAAGCTGGTGGAAGCCTCCAGACGACTCCAGGAGCAGATCTGCTCTCAGCATGACAAACTGCTGGAGGTTTACTGTCGCACTGATCAGCAGTGTAtctgtgttttgtgtatgttacataaacataaagGACATGGTACAGTATCAGTTGCAGCAGGACGAGCTGAGAAACAG AAGAAGTTGTTGGAGATGCAGGGAAATTACAAACAGAGAATCCAGGAAAGAGTGAAGGAGCTTCAGGAGCTAACAAAGGCTGTGGAGTCTCACAAG GGCTCTGCCCAAACAGCAGTGCAGGAAAGTGAGAGGATCTTTACTGAGTTGATCAAAACCATTGAGAAAAGACTCGATGAGGTGACAGCACggatcagagctcaggagaaagCTGCAGTGAGTCGAGCTGAAAACGTCATGaagcaactggagcaggagattgCAGAGCTGAAGAGGAGAGACGCTAAGATggaggagctttcacacacagaggATCCCATTTATTTCCTCCAG AATTTCCGTTCTGTCTCGGCTCCTCTTGGGTGTGCAGACTTACCCGCCGTCACAGTGAATTCTCACCACACTTTTGAGGATGTGATAAAGTCTGTGTCTCaagtgagagagaagatagaAAAACACTGTAAAGAGGAGATTGAGAAGATTTCAAGTGAAT TCAAGAAAATTCGGCTTATTCCTCcacaaaacagagaagagttcCTAGACT ATTACTGTCAGTTCACACTGGATCCCAACACAGCAGGGTATCCCCTCCGTCTGTCTGATGGAAACACAGTCGTGACCTCGTCATCAGGGTCATATTATGATCCTTCAGTTGGTCATCAAGTgatgtgtagtgagagtgtgcatGGATgctgttactgggaggtggagAGGACTGGGAATAATGAGGTTTCTATTGCGGTGTCCTATAAATACCTCGACTGGAAGGGAAGTGGTAAGGAGTGTGAGTTTGGACGCAATGATAAGTCCTGGAATTTGCTGTGCTACTCCACTCATTGCTCATTCCTGCACAACAACCAAGAAACTCAAATCTCCATGAGCCCCAGCCCCTCTAGAATAGGAGTGTTTGTGGATTACAAGGCAGGAACTCTGTCTTTCTACAGCGTCTCTAACGATAAGCTCCTCCACAAAATCAAGAATAAATTCACTCGGCCTCTTTACCCTGGGTTTAGCCTCAAATCCTATTCCACTGTAAAACTATGCCATACAAAATAG
- the LOC128633051 gene encoding tripartite motif-containing protein 16-like, with protein MAEANILGLQDQFSCPLCLDLIKDPVTIVCGHTFCMVCINGCWDQEDQKGVYSCPQCRQTFTPRPVVSKNSMLAEVVETLKKTGLQATRPAHCSAGPEDVECDSCTGRKSKAIKSCLVCLASFCETHLQPHYESPAFKKHKLVEASRRLQEQICSQHDELLEVYCHTEQQCICMLCTMDEHKGHDTVSAAAGRVEKQKQLLEVQGTTRQRIQEREKQLQELTKAVKTHKHSAQTAVHETEKLFTALIKSIERRCSELTALIRAQEKAAVSRAEEVMKQLEQEIAELKRRDSEMEELSHTEDPIYFLQSFQSVSITPKSAVVPTISPHLTFEDVVKSVSNLREKVEECSKEEFGKILAGVSYVWMFPVPEPRSREDFLKYSCQLRLNPNTANKLLCLSEENTLVTCSSTQESYPDHAERFEYYLQVLCTESVCGRCYWEVEWSVGSIAESYEDISRKGNRFEWSGNDGVPIAESYKGIRIKGYSFEWSGNDGVSIAVSYKDISRKGNGCVFGFNDQSWRLLCSPNKFIFCHNNREISVPVIPSSSRIGVYVDHRAGILSFYGVSDTMKLLHSVRTTFTQPLYPGFMVCKGSRVKLCHLK; from the exons atgGCAGAAGCTAATATTTTAGGACTTCAGGATCAGTTCAGCTGTCCACTCTGTCTGGATCTAATCAAGGATCCAGTGACTATTGTCtgtggacacactttctgtatgGTGTGTATTAATGGCTGCTGGGATCAGGAGGATCAGAAGGGAGTCTATAGCTGTCCTCAGTGTAGACAAACCTTCACTCCAAGACCTGTTGTGAGTAAAAACAGCATGCTGGCTGAAGTAGTGGAGACACTGAAGAAGACGGGACTCCAAGCTACACGTCCTGCTCACTGTTCAGCTGGACCTgaagatgtggagtgtgattcCTGCACTGGGAGAAAATCCAAAGCCATCAAGTCCTGTCTGGTGTGTCTGGCCTCTTTCTGTGAAACTCACCTCCAGCCTCACTATGAATCTCCTGCCTTTAAGAAGCACAAGCTGGTGGAAGCCTCCAGACGACTCCAGGAGCAGATCTGCTCTCAGCATGACGAACTGCTGGAGGTTTACTGTCACACTGAGCAGCAGTGTATCTGCATGTTGTGTACCATGGATGAACATAAAGGACATGATACAGTATCAGCTGCAGCAGGACGAGTTGAGAAACAG AAGCAGTTGTTGGAGGTGCAGGGAACAACCAGGCAGAGAattcaggagagagagaagcagcttCAGGAACTGACAAAGGCTGTGAAGACTCACAAG CATTCTGCACAAACAGCAGTGCATGAAACTGAGAAGTTATTTACTGCTCTGATCAAATCCATTGAGAGAAGATGTTCTGAACTGACAGCactgatcagagctcaggagaaagCTGCAGTGAGTCGAGCTGAAGAAGTCATGaagcaactggagcaggagattgCAGAGCTGAAGAGGAGAGACTCTGAGATggaggagctttcacacacagaggATCCCATTTATTTCCTCCAG AGTTTTCAGTCTGTCTCGATCACTCCTAAATCTGCAGTTGTACCCACCATAAGTCCTCATCTCACTTTTGAGGATGTAGTAAAGTCTGTGTCTAATCTGAGAGAGAAAGTAGAAGAATGCAGTAAAGAGGAGTTTGGGAAAATATTAGCTGGAG TGAGCTATGTCTGGATGTTTCCTGTTCCTGAACCCCGAAGCAGAGAAGATTTTCTCAAAT ATTCCTGTCAATTGAGACTGAATCCTAACACAGCTAATAAgctcctctgtctgtctgaggaGAACACGTTGGTGACCTGCAGTTCAACACAAGAGTCCTATCCTGATCATGCTGAGAGGTTTGAATATTATCTCCAGGTGTTGTGTACAGAGAGTGTAtgtggacgctgttactgggaggtTGAGTGGAGTGTGGGTTCTATAGCAGAGTCATATGAAGACATCAGCAGGAAGGGAAACCGTTTTGAGTGGAGTGGGAATGATGGCGTTCCTATAGCAGAGTCATATAAAGGCATCAGAATAAAGGGATACAGTTTTGAGTGGAGTGGGAATGATGGGGTTTCTATAGCAGTGTCATATAAAGACATCAGCAGGAAGGGtaatgggtgtgtgtttggattcAATGATCAATCCTGGAGATTGCTTTGCTCTCCAAATAAATTCATATTCTGTCACAATAACCGAGAAATTAGTGTCCCAGTAATACCCAGCTCCTCtagaataggagtgtatgtggatcacaggGCAGGGATTCTGTCCTTCTACGGCGTCTCCGACacgatgaagctcctccacagCGTTCGCACCACGTTCACTCAGCCTCTTTACCCCGGGTTTATGGTTTGTAAAGGATCAAGGGTTAAACTATGTCATTTAAAATAG
- the LOC108268075 gene encoding E3 ubiquitin/ISG15 ligase TRIM25 has protein sequence MAEANISVAQDQFSCPICLDLIKDPVAISCGHTFCMACINGCWDQEDQKGVYSCPQCRQTFTPRPVVSKNSMLAEVVETLKKTGLQATRPAHCSAGPEDVECDFCTGRKSKAIKSCLVCLASFCETHLQPHYESPAFKKHKLVEASRRLQEQICSRHDKLLEVYCRTDQQCICMLCTMDEHKGHDTVSVAAGRADKQKQLLEMQGNSKQRIQEREKELQELIKAMETHKLFAQAAVQETERIFTELIKFIERRCSELTALIRAQEEAAVSRAEEVMKQLEQEIAELKRRDAEMEELSHTEDPVRFLQSFQSVATPTGSSNLPIITFSSTLTFEDVITSVSQLRENVEECYNAEFEKISSGVRDVQILSPPRITIKMPRYVEGWDGLVHKHPVKKSMFEPFFKELHKK, from the exons atgGCAGAAGCGAATATTTCAGTAGCTCAGGATCAGTTCAGCTGTCCAATCTGTCTGGATCTAATCAAGGATCCAGTAGCTATTTCAtgtggacacactttctgtatgGCGTGTATTAATGGCTGCTGGGATCAGGAGGATCAGAAGGGAGTCTATAGCTGTCCTCAGTGTAGACAAACCTTCACTCCAAGACCTGTTGTGAGTAAAAACAGCATGCTGGCTGAAGTAGTGGAGACACTGAAGAAGACGGGACTCCAAGCTACACGTCCTGCTCACTGTTCAGCTGGACCTgaagatgtggagtgtgatttcTGCACTGGGAGAAAATCCAAAGCCATCAAGTCCTGTCTGGTGTGTCTGGCCTCTTTCTGTGAAACTCACCTCCAGCCTCACTATGAATCTCCTGCCTTTAAGAAGCACAAGCTGGTGGAAGCCTCCAGACGACTCCAGGAGCAGATCTGCTCTCGGCATGACAAACTGCTGGAGGTTTACTGTCGCACTGATCAGCAGTGTATCTGCATGTTGTGTACCATGGATGAACATAAAGGACATGATACAGTATCAGTTGCAGCAGGACGAGCTGACAAACAG AAGCAGTTGTTGGAGATGCAGGGAAACTCCAAGCAGAGAatccaggagagagagaaggagcttCAGGAACTAATAAAAGCTATGGAGACTCACAAG CTCTTTGCACAAGCAGCAGTGCAGGAAACCGAGAGGATCTTTACAGAGCTGATCAAATTTATTGAGAGAAGATGCTCTGAACTGACAGCGttgatcagagctcaggaggAAGCTGCAGTGAGTCGAGCTGAAGAAGTCATGaagcaactggagcaggagatcgcagaactgaagaggagagatgCTGAAATggaggagctttcacacacagaggATCCTGTCCGGTTCCTCCAG AGTTTTCAGTCTGTCGCAACCCCAACTGGATCTTCAAACTTGCCCATCATCACGTTCAGCTCTACTCTAACTTTTGAGGATGTAATAACATCTGTGTCTCAGCTGAGAGAAAACGTTGAAGAGTGCTATAATGCTGAGTTTGAGAAGATATCAAGTGGAG TGAGGGATGTCCAGATTTTATCACCTCCTCGTATCACTATTAAGATGCCAAGAT ATGTCGAGGGCTGGGATGGTCTTGTCCATAAACATCCTGTGAAAAaat CAATGTTTGAACCGTTCTTTAAGGAACTTCACAAGAAATGA